From Acipenser ruthenus chromosome 2, fAciRut3.2 maternal haplotype, whole genome shotgun sequence, a single genomic window includes:
- the LOC117408493 gene encoding clarin-2 → MPGLLKKTLFSLASILSTASVVLLVVALATQKWVTGKILCKTGADLVNASDPELVKFIGDIYYGMFQGGRNRQCGLGNRRSQIYIFPHLVKKLNSALHIIIILFLFIAIAFALVSLVFCIYNARKIPYQSIKGPAGIYLWNFIAGLFGVFGIISFITALKLHRLTERVANFPENVFQFVTLEEHYGFSFWLCVASAAAHGANFLIVAITGIHFPKVKTKKPEEPTVTPDDLLY, encoded by the exons ATGCCTGGACTCTTGAAAAAGACTTTGTTCTCCTTGGCTTCCATATTGAGCACAGCATCAGTTGTGCTCCTTGTTGTAGCTCTCGCCACCCAGAAGTGGGTGACTGGGAAGATCCTATGTAAGACTGGAGCTGACCTTGTCAACGCATCAGACCCAGAACTGGTCAAATTTATTGGAGACATTTATTATGGGATGTTTCAGGGAGGTAGAAACCGGCAGTGTGGTCTGGGCAACCGACGCTCACAAATCTACA TTTTCCCTCATCTGGTAAAAAAGCTGAATTCTGCCCTTCACATTATAATCATCCTCTTCCTCTTCATCGCAATAGCTTTTGCTCTGGTCAGTCTCGTATTCTGTATATACAATGCAAGGAAGATTCCATACCAGTCTATTAAGGGACCAGCAGGTATATACTTGTGGAACTTCATTGcag GTCTGTTTGGAGTTTTTGGAATCATCAGCTTTATCACCGCTCTGAAGCTTCACCGCCTGACCGAAAGAGTGGCAAATTTTCCTGAAAATGTGTTCCAGTTTGTTACCTTGGAAGAACATTATGGCTTCTCTTTCTGGCTGTGCGTGGCAAGCGCTGCAGCTCATGGGGCAAACTTTTTAATCGTGGCCATCACTGGGATCCATTTCCCCAAAGTAAAGACTAAAAAACCTGAAGAACCAACTGTTACACCTGATGACCTCCTGTACTGA
- the lap3 gene encoding cytosol aminopeptidase, with protein sequence MLLPFRKMILAGVSRNNCRLFSLSQNYWNTKKGLVLGVYEKEKEDSSLQFTEAGEAFDRSVSGKLRELLAISGPALKKGKSRLFYGVHKDFPSVVVVGLGKTSAGVCNNENWDIGKENIRAAVSVGCRQLQDLEIPEVEVDPCGDPQSAAEGAVLGLFEYDELKQKKKTVVKTQLHGSADREAWGKGLLYAEGQNLARHLMEGPANYITPTCFAETIQKRLQSVSDKVTVHIRPKSWIEDHQMGAFLSVSKGSDEPPVFLEIQYNGSAHASLPPLVLVGKGVTFDSGGISLKPSSGMDAMRADMGGAATVCAAIVTAAALKLPLNIVGLAPLCENMPNGSANKPGDVVRAKNGKTIQIDNTDAEGRLILADALCYAHSFNPKAIVNAATLTGAMDVALGSAAAGVFTNSDWLWNHLNQASVVTGDRVWRMPLYQHYTRQVTESQLADLNNVGKYSRSGGACTAAAFLKEFVTAPHWAHLDIAGVMSNKEEVPYLRKGMSGRPTRTLVEFAARLSKDV encoded by the exons atgttgCTTCCTTTTAGAAAAATGATTTTAGCGGGAGTCAGCAGAAACAACTGCAGGCTGTTTTCGCTGTCACAAAACTACTGGAATACCAAAAAG GGCCTTGTCCTGGGTGTttatgaaaaagaaaaggaagatAGCAGTCTGCAGTTCACAGAAGCAGGGGAGGCCTTTGACAGATCTGTGTCAGGAAAGCTTAGAGAACTTCTGGCTAT ATCTGGACCAGCCCTGAAAAAGGGTAAAAGCAGACTGTTTTATGGTGTACACAAG GACTTTCCAAGTGTGGTGGTTGTTGGCCTGGGAAAAACTTCAGCCGGCGTTTGCAATAATGAGAACTGGGATATTGGCAAAGAAAATATCCGAGCAGCCGTGTCAG TTGGATGCAGGCAGCTCCAGGATCTGGAGATTCCTGAGGTAGAGGTGGATCCTTGTGGAGACCCGCAGTCTGCTGCAGAGGGGGCTGTTCTGGGACTCTTCGAATATGATGAACTGAAGCAGAAGAAGAAAACAGTGGTCAAAACGCAGCTACATGGAAG CGCTGACAGAGAAGCCTGGGGCAAAGGGTTACTTTATGCTGAAGGACAAAACCTGGCCCGACATTTGATGGAGGGACCAGCCAACTACATCACGCCAACATGCTTTGCAGAGACCATACAGAAAAGACTTCAGTCCGTGTCTGACAAGGTCACTGTGCACATCAG GCCCAAGTCCTGGATCGAAGACCATCAAATGGGTGCCTTTCTGAGTGTGTCAAAAGGCTCGGATGAACCCCCTGTGTTCCTGGAAATCCAGTACAACGGGAGTGCCCACGCAAGTCTACCACCACTCGTCCTAGTGGGAAAGGGAGTAACCTTTGATAG TGGTGGAATTTCACTGAAGCCCTCTTCGGGTATGGATGCCATGAGAGCTGATATGGGAGGTGCAGCCACTGTGTGTGCGGCGATTGTCACAGCGGCAGCTTTAAAACTCCCACTCAACATTGTAG GTTTGGCGCCCTTATGTGAAAACATGCCCAATGGCAGTGCAAACAAACCTGGTGATGTAGTGAGGGCAAAGAATGGAAAAacaatacag ATTGACAACACTGATGCAGAGGGCCGCTTGATATTGGCAGATGCTCTCTGCTATGCACATAGCTTCAACCCCAAAGCCATTGTGAATGCTGCAACTTTAacag GTGCCATGGATGTTGCCTTAGGATCTGCTGCAGCTGGTGTCTTCACTAATTCAGATTGGCTATGGAATCACCTTAACCAG GCCAGTGTTGTGACCGGAGATCGAGTGTGGAGGATGCCTCTTTACCAGCATTACACCCGGCAAGTCACAGAGTCCCAGCTGGCAGACCTCAACAACGTTGGAAAATACAGCAG ATCTGGAGGCGCTTGCACTGCTGCTGCTTTCCTGAAGGAGTTTGTGACGGCGCCGCACTGGGCACACCTCGATATAGCCGGAGTCATGTCCAACAAAGAGGAAGTTCCCTATCTGCGCAAAGGCATGTCTGGAAGGCCCACAAGAACGCTGGTGGAATTTGCAGCTCGTTTGAGTAAAGATGTGTAA
- the med28 gene encoding mediator of RNA polymerase II transcription subunit 28, with protein sequence MLAQTDHIAVVKMASSMSGMFPGQQPPGPPPTGAPGVPGQSGLLPAPTGPRNPNSTLVDDLEASFEACFASLVSQDYVNGTDQEEIRTGVDQCIQKFLDVARQTECFFLQKRLQLSVQKPEQVIKEDVSELRNELQRKEALIQKHLSKIRHWQQVMEDINMQHKKPTEVPQGPLVYLEQASANIPAPMKKN encoded by the exons ATGCTCGCTCAGACTGATCATATTGCTGTAGTAAAGATGGCTTCCTCAATGAGCGGGATGTTTCCAGGTCAGCAGCCACCGGGGCCCCCTCCTACCGGTGCTCCGGGTGTACCGGGACAGTCTGGGCTTCTTCCTGCACCGACCGGGCCAAGGAATCCGAACAGCACCCTGGTGGATGATCTGGAAGCTTCGTTTGAG GCATGTTTTGCTTCCCTTGTGAGTCAAGACTATGTGAATGGTACTGATCAAGAAGAAATTCGAACAG gcgTTGACCAGTGTATTCAGAAGTTCTTGGATGTTGCCAGGCAGACTGAGTGCTTCTTTCTGCAGAAGCGATTACAGTTGTCTGTACAGAAACCAGAGCAGGTTATTAAAGAG gaTGTGTCAGAATTAAGAAATGAACTCCAGAGAAAGGAGGCCTTGATTCAGAAACACTTGAGTAAAATCCGTCATTGGCAGCAGGTGATGGAGGACATTAACATGCAGCATAAAAAGCCAACAGAAGTTCCTCAGGGCCCACTGGTGTACCTGGAGCAAGCTTCAGCTAACATTCCTGCTCCCATGAAGAAGAATTAA